The following proteins come from a genomic window of Streptomyces sp. NBC_01716:
- a CDS encoding alpha/beta hydrolase encodes MSLSAREQQEIAEANASGRRPVVFVHGLWMLASSWQPWRSFFEQHGYSTLAPAWPDDPMTVAEARAHPEVFAGKRVKQVTDHMAEVITGLDQQPVIIGHSFGGLITQQLAGRGLAALSVPIDSAPFRGVLPLPFSALKSALPVIGNPANYRRSVSLTYEQFRYSFANAVTESEARFLYETYPVAGSGIPLFQAATANINPRTEARVDTAGPHRGPMLLITGEKDHIAPRTIAEASYRRQKRNPALTELQEIRGRGHSLVFDSGWQDVAQAALDFSKQHI; translated from the coding sequence ATGAGTCTCAGTGCTCGTGAACAGCAGGAGATCGCCGAGGCCAACGCCTCCGGTCGTCGGCCGGTTGTCTTCGTGCATGGACTGTGGATGCTGGCGTCGAGCTGGCAGCCTTGGCGCTCGTTCTTCGAGCAGCACGGTTACAGCACCCTCGCCCCCGCTTGGCCCGACGACCCGATGACGGTCGCCGAGGCCCGGGCACACCCCGAAGTCTTCGCCGGCAAGCGGGTGAAGCAGGTCACCGACCACATGGCCGAGGTCATCACGGGACTCGACCAGCAGCCCGTGATCATCGGCCACTCCTTCGGCGGGCTGATCACCCAGCAGCTCGCCGGCCGAGGACTGGCCGCCCTGTCGGTGCCGATCGACTCCGCACCGTTCAGAGGAGTGCTGCCACTGCCTTTCTCCGCGTTGAAGTCCGCTCTTCCGGTCATCGGCAACCCCGCCAACTATCGGCGGTCCGTCAGCCTCACCTACGAACAGTTCCGCTACTCCTTCGCCAATGCCGTCACCGAGAGCGAAGCCAGGTTTCTGTACGAGACCTATCCGGTCGCCGGCTCGGGCATTCCGCTGTTCCAGGCCGCCACGGCGAACATCAACCCACGCACCGAGGCCAGAGTCGACACCGCCGGCCCCCACCGCGGCCCCATGCTCCTCATCACCGGGGAGAAGGACCACATCGCCCCACGGACAATCGCCGAAGCCTCCTATCGCAGGCAGAAGCGCAACCCCGCCCTCACCGAGCTCCAGGAAATCCGCGGGCGCGGCCATTCTCTGGTCTTCGACAGCGGTTGGCAGGATGTCGCGCAGGCCGCGTTGGACTTCTCCAAACAGCACATCTGA
- a CDS encoding PucR family transcriptional regulator — protein MQQSSSEDGPSVQVERLGARVLGRAESIADALVTRIQASVPVYRTDAVVSTAELRRTCLDNVTYVFGALGRAPALSSPESHDNGRKRAKAGVPLTAVMEAYRVAARFLWDCLSEEAALDGVPAEVTVRAASEMWLVLDTYTQHMAEGYREELTAQALGREQQRSALIRAFLEGRLADTDGWDAAAVLRIPPQGPYFAVAAQVPEAGQHAVRGAEDALRAIGAASTWYLLHDVEVGIVRLLEPARNFERLVDIIGSTTVGHVGISPFYDDLMNTAPALRLARIALLSGFEGGRVTVFDRDPLAVAAAGAPEIMQRIAHTVLAGLERLSPDQRTLLLETFGVWLDSGGSADLTAETLFCHPNTVRHRLRRLEEHTGRSLKKPREIAELSLAFEIDRRTAPTPPWTFSLSPGG, from the coding sequence GTGCAACAGTCATCGAGCGAGGATGGTCCAAGCGTCCAGGTCGAACGACTGGGAGCGCGGGTGCTGGGCAGAGCCGAGTCGATCGCCGACGCGCTGGTCACCCGCATTCAGGCGTCTGTGCCCGTCTACCGCACGGATGCCGTCGTCAGCACGGCAGAACTGCGTCGGACCTGCTTGGACAACGTGACCTACGTCTTCGGCGCCCTTGGGCGTGCCCCGGCGCTTTCGTCACCCGAGTCGCACGACAACGGGAGGAAGCGAGCCAAGGCCGGTGTTCCGCTGACGGCCGTGATGGAGGCGTACCGGGTCGCCGCCCGCTTCCTATGGGATTGCCTGTCGGAGGAAGCCGCCCTCGACGGTGTTCCGGCAGAGGTCACTGTGCGGGCCGCGTCCGAGATGTGGCTGGTGCTCGACACCTACACCCAGCACATGGCCGAGGGCTACCGAGAGGAACTCACCGCGCAAGCCCTCGGCCGTGAGCAGCAACGCTCGGCCCTGATACGGGCGTTCCTGGAAGGCCGGCTGGCCGACACCGACGGCTGGGATGCCGCCGCGGTCCTGCGGATCCCGCCGCAAGGCCCCTACTTCGCTGTCGCCGCCCAGGTTCCTGAGGCCGGACAGCATGCGGTCCGCGGAGCCGAGGATGCCCTCAGGGCCATTGGTGCGGCCTCGACGTGGTATCTACTGCACGACGTCGAGGTGGGAATCGTGCGCCTCCTCGAACCGGCCCGGAATTTCGAACGGCTCGTTGACATCATCGGCTCCACTACCGTCGGCCACGTAGGAATCAGCCCCTTCTACGACGACTTGATGAACACCGCCCCCGCCCTGCGACTGGCCAGGATCGCGCTTCTCAGTGGTTTCGAGGGCGGCAGAGTCACCGTCTTCGACCGTGACCCGCTGGCCGTCGCCGCCGCCGGCGCCCCGGAGATCATGCAACGCATCGCTCACACAGTCCTGGCGGGACTGGAGCGGCTCTCCCCGGATCAGCGCACCCTGCTCCTTGAGACTTTCGGTGTCTGGCTCGACAGCGGGGGATCAGCCGACCTGACCGCCGAAACCCTGTTCTGCCACCCCAACACGGTCCGTCATCGCCTACGTCGCCTGGAGGAGCACACTGGACGCTCCCTCAAAAAACCCCGCGAGATCGCCGAACTCAGCCTGGCCTTCGAAATCGACCGCCGCACAGCCCCAACGCCTCCCTGGACCTTCAGTCTTTCTCCGGGAGGATGA
- a CDS encoding TetR/AcrR family transcriptional regulator, whose translation MTSSPSPRTASPRATRRQVLIKVAGELFNERAFDAVTTEMIGSRAGVTGPALYRHFPSKQALLIAVLEDPLNELLANARRTAAEISDPRQALEAMIDYHVRRTLDNVPSTLVFLKNEHNVPDDERHRMRRMMRLYAEEWSGLVTRLRPDLPDAQTRVLTHAVFSMINAVPQFNSGLDPETVATTIRTAAINALLIPADPIRHGERH comes from the coding sequence ATGACTAGCTCACCTTCTCCTCGTACTGCATCGCCGCGCGCGACACGTCGGCAGGTGCTGATCAAGGTCGCCGGCGAGCTGTTCAACGAGCGTGCCTTCGATGCGGTCACCACGGAGATGATCGGCTCCCGCGCCGGGGTGACCGGCCCCGCCCTCTACCGGCACTTCCCCAGCAAGCAGGCGTTGCTCATCGCCGTGCTCGAGGATCCGTTGAACGAGCTGCTGGCGAACGCGCGCAGGACGGCAGCCGAGATCTCGGATCCACGCCAGGCACTCGAAGCAATGATCGACTACCACGTCAGACGCACCCTCGACAACGTGCCGTCCACGCTGGTGTTCCTGAAGAACGAACACAACGTCCCCGACGACGAACGCCATCGCATGCGACGCATGATGCGCCTCTACGCCGAAGAGTGGAGCGGCCTGGTCACACGGCTGCGGCCCGACCTGCCAGACGCGCAGACCCGCGTCCTGACCCACGCCGTCTTCTCGATGATCAACGCCGTCCCGCAGTTCAACAGCGGACTCGATCCCGAGACCGTCGCAACCACCATCCGCACCGCCGCCATCAACGCACTACTCATCCCAGCAGACCCCATCCGACACGGAGAACGGCACTGA
- a CDS encoding flavin reductase family protein: MANQVQGLDAAAFRSALAQFPSGVTIVTTRGAGGAPHGFTASSFAALSLDPPLILVCLDQGADCFPAFMAAEQFVVNIVTPEHAKLAMRFATKGENKFAHGSFESDENGHPILSDAAAVIRCELEEAVPGGDHVILIGRVHDARMGGGKPVTWYRGDFLHLGESVA; encoded by the coding sequence ATGGCTAATCAAGTTCAGGGACTGGATGCGGCCGCCTTCCGCTCGGCGCTGGCTCAGTTCCCTTCAGGTGTGACGATCGTGACGACCCGAGGCGCCGGCGGCGCGCCGCACGGATTCACCGCGAGCTCTTTCGCGGCGTTGTCACTTGACCCGCCACTCATTCTCGTTTGTCTGGACCAAGGAGCGGACTGCTTCCCGGCCTTCATGGCGGCTGAGCAGTTCGTGGTGAACATCGTGACGCCCGAACATGCGAAGTTGGCCATGAGGTTCGCCACGAAGGGCGAGAACAAGTTCGCACACGGGAGCTTCGAATCCGACGAAAATGGTCATCCGATACTGTCCGACGCCGCCGCGGTCATCCGCTGCGAGCTGGAGGAGGCAGTACCCGGAGGAGATCACGTAATTCTCATCGGCCGAGTGCACGACGCCCGGATGGGTGGCGGCAAGCCGGTGACGTGGTATCGAGGCGATTTCCTCCACCTCGGGGAGAGCGTTGCATGA
- a CDS encoding VOC family protein, with the protein MKTDRVKIGNVLHPVADVNAAVRFYTDTFGLAPMFVDGDRYAALDAGSTTLALTGPAEDVTGGAPAASFKVPDVASALAGLVQGGGSVVREPEHGPHEVRAVARDPWGNTVVIYGPQ; encoded by the coding sequence GTGAAGACCGACCGCGTGAAGATCGGGAACGTGCTGCACCCGGTGGCCGACGTCAACGCCGCCGTGCGCTTTTACACCGACACCTTCGGCCTGGCCCCGATGTTCGTCGACGGCGACCGCTACGCCGCTCTCGACGCCGGCAGCACTACGTTGGCCCTGACCGGCCCGGCCGAGGACGTCACCGGCGGGGCGCCCGCGGCCTCGTTCAAGGTCCCCGACGTGGCCTCGGCACTCGCAGGCCTCGTGCAGGGCGGCGGGTCCGTAGTCCGGGAGCCCGAGCACGGCCCGCATGAGGTCCGGGCCGTAGCCCGGGACCCATGGGGCAACACCGTGGTGATCTACGGACCGCAGTAG
- a CDS encoding AraC family transcriptional regulator — translation MDAFEDMFRNVRAQGSLFGSSTVTAPWALRFVDGAPLTLCTMLEGSGWILPEGRPPEHLTAGDTLILRGPAPFSFVDEIGTAAEPIECGENCATPDQGGTYHRLGWHDAAPGDSNGATTLVTGAYPVRGEIGRQLLEAVPDVLRVPGDGTVNAVQALLAAEVAVDAPGQQIVLDRLLDWMLVCSLRDWFDRPGGNPPAWYSAHRDPVVGHTLRLLHDQPAAPWTVSSLATRAGVSRATFAKRFADLVGEPPLTYLTRRRMTIAADLMRERKAATLAEIAREVGYSDAFGFSAAFKRIRGVNPTEFRRELV, via the coding sequence ATGGATGCCTTCGAAGACATGTTCCGCAACGTGCGGGCCCAGGGGTCACTGTTCGGCAGCTCAACCGTGACCGCCCCCTGGGCGTTGCGGTTCGTCGACGGCGCGCCGCTGACGCTGTGCACCATGCTCGAAGGATCGGGGTGGATCCTTCCGGAAGGGCGCCCGCCCGAGCACCTCACCGCCGGTGACACGTTGATTCTGCGCGGCCCTGCACCGTTCTCCTTCGTCGACGAGATCGGCACCGCGGCCGAACCGATCGAATGCGGGGAGAACTGTGCGACGCCTGATCAGGGCGGGACCTACCACCGCCTTGGCTGGCACGACGCCGCTCCCGGCGACTCGAACGGCGCGACGACGCTGGTTACCGGTGCTTACCCGGTCCGCGGCGAGATCGGTCGGCAACTGCTCGAGGCGGTGCCCGACGTCCTGCGTGTTCCGGGCGACGGCACAGTCAATGCCGTGCAGGCCCTCCTGGCCGCGGAGGTCGCCGTCGATGCCCCGGGCCAGCAGATCGTGCTCGACCGGCTTCTGGACTGGATGCTGGTGTGCTCTCTGCGCGACTGGTTCGACCGGCCAGGCGGCAACCCCCCGGCCTGGTACTCCGCACACCGTGACCCAGTCGTCGGTCACACACTGAGGCTGCTGCACGATCAGCCGGCCGCGCCGTGGACGGTCTCCTCCCTGGCCACCAGAGCCGGAGTGTCACGCGCCACCTTCGCGAAACGCTTCGCTGACCTGGTCGGCGAGCCACCGCTGACCTACCTCACCCGCCGGCGAATGACAATCGCCGCCGACCTCATGCGGGAACGGAAGGCGGCGACCCTCGCTGAGATCGCCCGCGAGGTCGGCTACTCAGACGCCTTCGGCTTCAGTGCCGCGTTCAAACGCATCCGCGGCGTCAACCCGACGGAGTTCCGGCGTGAACTTGTATAG
- a CDS encoding FadR/GntR family transcriptional regulator, producing MNDLQAPRRVASLSAQLVDTLREQIASGAWPVGMRIPPEHELVKQLGVGRTTVREAIGALVHLGLLEARQGDGTYVQASSEMHSVLMRRANTSRRSDVLELRAVLEQYASGQAALRRTEDDLIRLWHLLDKAEETADSQEMAAIAEADTRFHQAVVSASGNTLLTEVYDVLRIAVAEQIGGTLWPSETATEHTLLHRRLVEAIAAKDEIGARYCATEIVKLTGTGTERQK from the coding sequence ATGAATGATCTCCAAGCGCCGCGCCGTGTCGCTAGCTTGTCGGCGCAACTGGTGGACACCCTCCGTGAACAGATCGCATCCGGCGCATGGCCGGTAGGGATGCGGATTCCGCCCGAACATGAGCTGGTCAAGCAGCTCGGTGTCGGGCGCACGACGGTCCGGGAGGCGATCGGTGCGCTGGTGCATCTGGGCCTGTTGGAGGCTCGGCAGGGCGACGGGACGTACGTCCAGGCGTCGAGCGAAATGCACTCGGTACTGATGAGACGTGCCAACACTTCGAGGCGGAGCGACGTGCTGGAACTGCGTGCAGTCCTGGAGCAGTACGCCTCGGGCCAGGCCGCGTTGCGGCGTACTGAAGATGACCTGATTCGCCTTTGGCACCTCCTCGACAAGGCCGAGGAAACCGCGGATTCACAGGAGATGGCCGCCATCGCGGAGGCCGACACCCGCTTCCACCAGGCCGTGGTGAGTGCCAGCGGGAACACCTTGCTTACCGAGGTGTACGACGTCCTCCGCATCGCGGTCGCCGAGCAGATCGGCGGCACACTCTGGCCCAGTGAGACGGCCACAGAGCACACGCTTCTGCATAGGCGTCTCGTGGAGGCGATCGCTGCTAAAGACGAAATCGGCGCACGCTACTGCGCCACCGAAATCGTGAAGCTCACCGGGACCGGAACGGAACGGCAGAAGTGA
- a CDS encoding CynX/NimT family MFS transporter — protein sequence MKKPITTPALSAGLLIAILLVAANLRATLTGVGTLLPAIEQDTGLSASAGGVLSTLPLLTFAATSPFVGRASHRVGTTRLLVASLAVLAAGTVIRSLPSIACLFAGTVILSGAIAVGNVLLPTVIRTHVPGPKVHTVSALYVTAMGLVAALSSGISVPLAGALPGTWHSALAWGVVVALAALAVWLPRLRGTRTDGSVQSDGTHAPTPWRSWLAWQVSFFMGLQSLAFYTAVAWLPSILSKEGMSTTAAGWMLFYYQLVALITSMLLPLITRGRHDQRFVAAAGSALVAGGFTILLFLPALAVAACTLLGLGAGVCLVLALSFQSQRASGPSETTALAGMAQSIGYLVAATGPLLLGILHDTTNSWTGALTLLIALSLVMAAAGYGAGRDRHVHVSTVIRRHRRQ from the coding sequence GTGAAGAAGCCGATCACTACGCCTGCCCTTTCAGCTGGCCTCTTGATCGCTATTCTTCTGGTGGCGGCCAACCTGCGCGCGACCCTGACGGGTGTGGGCACACTGCTGCCGGCCATCGAGCAGGACACCGGGTTGTCCGCATCAGCGGGTGGCGTACTGAGTACGCTGCCGCTGCTTACGTTCGCTGCGACTTCGCCCTTCGTCGGGCGCGCCTCGCACCGGGTCGGTACCACCCGACTCCTCGTGGCCTCTCTCGCAGTGCTGGCAGCGGGCACCGTTATCCGGTCCCTTCCTTCGATTGCCTGCCTGTTCGCCGGAACCGTGATCCTCTCGGGGGCGATCGCGGTGGGCAATGTCCTGCTGCCCACGGTGATTCGTACCCATGTGCCCGGCCCGAAGGTTCATACCGTCAGCGCCCTCTACGTCACCGCTATGGGATTGGTCGCTGCCTTGTCGTCCGGCATCTCCGTCCCGCTTGCTGGCGCCCTCCCCGGCACCTGGCATTCGGCTCTGGCCTGGGGAGTGGTCGTCGCCCTCGCTGCTCTCGCGGTGTGGCTGCCTCGACTGCGCGGGACCCGGACGGACGGCAGCGTTCAGTCTGACGGAACACACGCTCCAACCCCGTGGCGATCCTGGCTGGCATGGCAGGTGTCCTTCTTCATGGGCCTGCAATCCCTTGCCTTCTACACCGCCGTCGCTTGGCTGCCCAGCATCCTCAGTAAGGAGGGCATGAGCACTACAGCTGCCGGTTGGATGCTGTTCTACTACCAGCTCGTCGCGCTGATCACGAGCATGTTGCTGCCTTTGATCACTCGAGGCCGCCACGACCAGCGCTTCGTTGCTGCTGCGGGATCAGCGCTCGTCGCCGGCGGCTTCACGATTCTGCTCTTCCTTCCAGCCCTGGCAGTCGCAGCGTGCACTCTTCTCGGGTTGGGTGCCGGTGTCTGCCTCGTGCTCGCCCTGAGCTTCCAAAGCCAACGCGCCAGTGGCCCCAGCGAGACCACAGCCCTAGCCGGGATGGCTCAGTCCATCGGCTACCTCGTCGCAGCGACCGGACCCCTTCTTCTCGGCATCCTCCACGACACCACCAACAGCTGGACTGGTGCTCTCACCCTCCTCATCGCGTTGAGCCTGGTCATGGCCGCGGCCGGATATGGTGCTGGACGCGACCGCCACGTTCACGTGTCGACGGTCATCAGGCGTCATCGGCGTCAGTGA